A stretch of the Alnus glutinosa chromosome 6, dhAlnGlut1.1, whole genome shotgun sequence genome encodes the following:
- the LOC133871299 gene encoding calcium-transporting ATPase 1, producing the protein MESYLSENFGDVKPKNSSEEALQRWRKLCWLVKNPKRRFRFTANLSKRFEAEAIRRSNQEKFRVAVLVSQAALQFINGLNLSSEYTEPVEVKAAGFEICADELASIVEGRDVKKLKVHGGVEGIVNKLATSVNVGILTSEQLLNRRKEIYGINKFSESPVQGFWVFVWEALQDTTLVILAVCSLVSLLVGIAMEGWPKGAHDGLGIVASILLVVFVTATSDYKQSLQFKDLDREKKKITVQVTRNGFRQKLSIYELLPGDIVHLAIGDQVPADGLFVSGFSVLVNESSLTGESEPVNVNSCNPFLLSGTKVQDGSCKMLVTTVGMRTQWGKLMATLSEGGDDETPLQVKLNGVATLIGKIGLFFAMITFAVLVQGLFSRKLQEGSHWIWSGDEAMEILKSFAVAVTIVVVAVPEGLPLAVTLSLAFAMKKMMNDKALVRNLAACETMGSSTTICSDKTGTLTTNHMTVVKACICGKIKEVGSSKETSSFCSEIPGSALSILLQSIFNNTGGEIVINEDGKVEILGTPTEIALLEFGLLLGGDFQSERQELNIVKVEPFNSVKKKMGVVLGLPNGGFRVHCKGASEIVLAACDKFIDLNGEVVSLNEASINHLNDTIERFAREALRTLCLAYMEIENEYSAESPLPSKGYTCLGIVGIKDPVRPGVRESVAICRSAGITVRMVTGDNINTAKAIARECGILTSKGIAIEGPEFREKSEEELREIIPKLQVMARSSPLDKHTLVKHLRTTFEEVVAATGDGTNDAPALHEADIGLAMGIAGTEVAKESADVIILDDNFSTIVTVAKWGRSVYINIQKFVQFQLTVNVVALIVNFSSACLTGNAPLTAVQLLWVNMIMDTLGALALATEPPNDDLMKRSPVGRKGNFISNVMWRNILGQSLYQFVIIWFLQTRGKAAFHLDGPDSDLILNTIIFNSFVCCQVFNEISSREMEKVNVFKGIMENYVFVTVLTCTVFFQIIIIEFLGSFANTTPLSLRQWFVCVFLGFLGMPIAAVLKMIPVS; encoded by the exons GTCTAAATTTGTCCAGTGAATACACGGAACCAGTGGAAGTCAAAGCTGCAGGTTTTGAAATTTGTGCAGATGAGTTAGCATCCATTGTTGAAGGCCGTGATGTGAAAAAACTGAAAGTACATGGTGGGGTTGAGGGTATTGTAAACAAGCTTGCAACATCGGTCAATGTCGGCATTCTGACTTCTGAGCAATTGCTGAATCGAAGAAAAGAGATTTATGGAATTAATAAATTTTCTGAAAGCCCAGTGCAAGGTTTTTGGGTCTTTGTGTGGGAAGCCCTTCAAGATACGACCCTTGTGATACTTGCTGTTTGCTCTCTTGTCTCTCTTCTTGTTGGCATTGCTATGGAAGGATGGCCGAAGGGTGCCCATGATGGCCTTGGAATTGTTGCTAGCATTTTGCTTGTTGTATTTGTCACTGCCACGAGTGATTATAAACAATCTCTGCAGTTTAAGGATTTGGAcagggagaagaaaaaaattacagttcAGGTAACCAGAAATGGGTTTAGACAAAAATTATCAATATATGAGCTACTTCCCGGTGATATTGTTCATCTTGCTATTGGAGATCAGGTCCCAGCAGATGGGCTTTTTGTTTCTGGGTTTTCAGTGTTGGTAAACGAATCCAGTTTAACGGGAGAGAGTGAACCAGTTAATGTTAATTCTTGTAACCCTTTTCTCCTATCAGGAACTAAAGTTCAGGATGGATCATGCAAGATGCTTGTGACGACTGTTGGAATGAGAACGCAGTGGGGTAAACTGATGGCTACTCTGAGCGAAGGAGGAGATGATGAGACCCCATTGCAGGTCAAACTTAATGGTGTGGCAACCCTTATTGGAAAAATAGGCCTGTTTTTTGCCATGATTACTTTTGCTGTTTTGGTGCAAGGACTGTTTAGCCGCAAGCTGCAAGAAGGGTCCCACTGGATCTGGTCTGGAGATGAGGCAATGGAAATATTGAAATCCTTTGCTGTTGCTGTTACAATAGTCGTTGTTGCTGTTCCTGAAGGGCTGCCTTTGGCCGTGACACTGAGCCTTGCTTTTGccatgaagaaaatgatgaatgATAAGGCACTTGTCCGTAATTTGGCTGCTTGTGAGACAATGGGATCTAGCACAACTATCTGTAGTGACAAGACTGGGACTCTAACTACTAACCATATGACTGTTGTGAAAGCTTGTATATGTGGGAAAATCAAGGAAGTAGGTAGCTCTAAGGAGACTTCTAGCTTTTGCTCTGAGATACCTGGTTCTGCTTTGAGTATCCTACTTCAATCAATATTTAACAACACTGGAGGAGAAATTGTTATAAACGAAGACGGAAAAGTTGAGATACTTGGAACACCCACTGAGATTGCTCTTTTGGAATTTGGGCTGTTGCTTGGTGGAGATTTTCAGTCAGAACGACAAGAATTGAACATTGTGAAAGTTGAGCCCTTCAATTCTGTTAAGaagaaaatgggggtggttctAGGGCTTCCAAATGGTGGTTTCCGGGTGCACTGTAAAGGCGCTTCTGAAATAGTTTTGGCTGCATGTGACAAATTCATAGACTTGAATGGTGAAGTTGTTTCCCTTAATGAAGCATCCATTAATCATTTGAACGATACAATTGAAAGATTTGCTAGAGAAGCTCTTCGAACTCTATGCCTCgcttatatggaaattgaaaATGAATATTCTGCTGAAAGTCCTCTACCATCTAAAGGGTACACATGTTTAGGAATTGTTGGTATTAAAGATCCAGTTCGCCCAGGTGTCAGGGAGTCGGTTGCAATTTGTAGGTCTGCTGGTATAACTGTTCGGATGGTTACTGGAGATAACATAAACACCGCAAAGGCAATTGCTCGAGAATGTGGAATTTTGACCAGTAAGGGTATAGCAATTGAAGGCCCAGAATTCCGTGAGAAAAGTGAGGAGGAATTGCGTGAAATTATTCCAAAACTTCAG GTAATGGCTCGATCTTCACCACTGGATAAGCACACCCTTGTAAAACACTTAAGAACCACTTTTGAAGAAGTTGTTGCAGCGACTGGTGATGGTACGAATGATGCTCCAGCACTTCATGAAGCAGATATTGGACTAGCAATGGGCATTGCTGGAACTGAG GTGGCAAAAGAGAGTGCTGATGTCATAATATTGGACGATAATTTCTCCACAATCGTTACTGTGGCCAAATGGGGACGTTCTGTTTacataaacattcaaaaattTGTTCAGTTTCAGCTAACAGTAAATGTGGTTGCCCTAATCGTCAACTTTTCTTCTGCCTGTTTGACAG GAAATGCTCCCCTTACTGCTGTTCAACTTCTATGGGTCAACATGATCATGGACACTCTTGGAGCACTTGCATTAGCCACAGAGCCTCCGAATGATGACTTGATGAAAAGATCCCCAGTTGGTAGGAAAGGGAACTTCATCAGTAATGTGATGTGGAGGAATATCTTGGGGCAGTCTCTGTATCAGTTTGTCATAATTTGGTTTCTCCAGACAAGAGGAAAAGCAGCTTTTCATCTAGATGGCCCAGATTCTGATTTGATATTGAACACAATCATTTTCAACTCATTTGTCTGTTGTCAG GTTTTTAATGAGATCAGCTCTAGAGAGATGGAAAAAGTAAACGTGTTCAAAGGTATAATGGAGAATTATGTGTTCGTGACTGTTCTTACTTGCACTGTCTTCTTTCAAATCATCATCATCGAGTTTCTGGGTTCATTTGCGAACACAACTCCTCTCAGCTTGCGGCAgtggtttgtttgtgttttcctTGGATTCCTTGGTATGCCAATAGCAGCAGTTTTAAAGATGATCCCTGTGTCATGA
- the LOC133871838 gene encoding cyclin-D5-1-like, which produces MDDSLSSLLCQESETCLYEEVVDEAKFTEFKNYDGSEDEYMDMLFEREIFYGFKRNKPLAIGNSLKFARLEAITWILKTRAAFGFRFQTVYLSITYFDRFLSRRSIESEKLWAIRLLSVACLSLAAKMEELKVPMLSEFPLQDYNFGSKVIQRMELLVLSTLEWRMCSISPFDFLHFFITKFCKESPPSNIVSATVEIILAIIREVNFEDNRPSVIAAAAALLALDDRLTRRSLESKMNSISHCRFLEIDDLFSCYTIMRRLDMEKHKIPKVVNSPDLSPTGLRSIDVLDISSVTSAVSNKRKRLTFSTCDQSCGLPGDKLC; this is translated from the exons atggaCGATTCTCTGTCTAGCTTACTTTGTCAGGAAAGTGAGACTTGTTTGTATGAAGAGGTGGTTGACGAGGCCAAGTTCACTGAATTTAAGAATTATGATGGCTCAGAAGATGAGTACATGGACATGTTATTTGAAAGAGAAATCTTTTATGGGTTCAAAAGAAATAAGCCTTTGGCGATTGGAAACTCGCTCAAATTTGCTCGCTTGGAGGCTATCACTTGGATTCTCAAA ACAAGAGCAGCATTCGGATTTCGCTTCCAAACAGTTTATTTGTCTATAACATACTTCGATCGATTCCTTTCAAGGCGGTCCATCGAA AGTGAAAAATTGTGGGCTATTAGATTACTCTCAGTGGCATGTCTTTCTTTGGCTGCAAAGATGGAGGAGTTAAAAGTACCAATGTTATCAGAGTTTCCATTACAAGACTATAACTTCGGGAGCAAGGTGATTCAGAGAATGGAGCTTTTGGTGTTGAGCACATTGGAATGGCGGATGTGCTCCATCtctccttttgattttcttcatttcttcatcaCAAAGTTTTGCAAGGAATCTCCACCAAGTAATATAGTGTCTGCTACTGTGGAAATCATCTTGGCTATAATTAGAG AGGTAAATTTCGAAGATAATCGACCGTCTGTTATAGCTGCTGCAGCCGCCTTGTTGGCTTTGGATGACAGATTAACAAGAAGATCATTGGAGTCGAAGATGAATTCCATTTCTCACTGTAGATTTCTTGAAATT GATGATTTGTTTTCATGCTATACTATAATGCGAAGATTAGATATGGAGAAACATAAGATACCAAAGGTTGTAAATTCGCCGGATCTTTCGCCGACCGGATTGAGGTCGATTGATGTTTTAGATATTTCTTCGGTTACTTCTGCTGTCAGCAATAAAAGGAAAAGGCTTACATTCAGTACTTGTGATCAAAGTTGTGGCTTGCCGGGTGATAAACTCTGCTAG